A window from Saccharomyces eubayanus strain FM1318 chromosome XIV, whole genome shotgun sequence encodes these proteins:
- the HRB1 gene encoding mRNA-binding protein, whose translation MSDDRGYERDKRSSRGSDNFNNRHRDSNAYRGNRYGSGYRGGRDRPGYRVREPLNDREPPRSRDRYDDRFGGREGSGRYGGRRDDYPRSFKGRHNPRDDSRRGGFNNDAARGDYGPLLARELDSTYEEKVNRNYSNSIFVGNLTYDSTPEDLTEFFSQIGKVVRADIITSRGHHRGMGTVEFTNSDDVDNAIRQYDGAFFMDRKIFVRQDNPPPSSNTRERKGLDRGESKQNRKTYEIIVKNLPTSINWQALKDMFKECGNVAHADVELDNEKASTGSGTVSFYDPKDLHRSIEKYNGYEIEGNILDVKTKEGVDEYSNGGDIDIPMEDSPVNEEARKFTENVVGGGERNSLIYCSNLPFSTAKSDLYDLFETIGKVNNAELRYDSKGVPTGISVVEYDNVEDADVCIERLNNYNYGGCDLDISYAKRV comes from the coding sequence ATGAGTGATGATCGTGGATATGAAAGAGACAAACGCTCCTCCCGCGGCTCAGACAATTTCAACAATAGACATAGGGATTCAAATGCGTACAGGGGAAACAGATATGGAAGTGGATATAGAGGAGGTAGAGACAGGCCTGGTTACAGAGTAAGAGAACCCCTCAATGATAGAGAACCTCCCAGATCTAGAGACCGTTATGACGACAGATTCGgaggaagagaaggaagTGGTCGTTACGGAGGTAGACGTGACGATTACCCTAGGAGCTTCAAGGGTAGGCACAATCCACGCGATGACAGTAGGAGAGGTGGCTTTAATAACGATGCAGCAAGGGGTGATTACGGTCCTTTGTTGGCACGTGAATTGGATAGTACgtatgaagaaaaagtgaaTAGAAACTATTCCAACAGTATATTTGTGGGTAATTTGACATACGACAGCACCCCGGAAGACTTAACTGAGTTCTTTTCACAAATAGGAAAAGTGGTCCGCGCGGACATAATTACATCAAGAGGTCACCACAGAGGCATGGGTACAGTAGAGTTCACTAATTCAGATGATGTTGACAATGCCATCCGCCAGTACGATGGGGCCTTTTTTATGGATCGTAAAATTTTTGTCAGACAAGATAACCCACCACCTTCAAGCAAtacaagagaaagaaagggaCTCGATAGAGGAGAGTCTAAACAAAATCGAAAAACGTACGAAATTATTGTCAAAAACTTACCTACTTCCATCAATTGGCAAGCTTTAAAAGACATGTTCAAGGAATGTGGAAATGTTGCACACGCCGATGTAGAACTAGATAATGAAAAGGCCTCTACAGGATCTGGTACCGTGTCCTTCTATGACCCTAAAGATCTCCATAGATCGATTGAGAAATACAATGGATATGAAATAGAGGGCAATATTTTAGATGTCAAGACCAAGGAAGGCGTGGATGAGTATAGTAACGGGGGCGATATTGATATCCCAATGGAAGATTCTCCGGTAAATGAAGAAGCCCGTAAATTTACCGAAAATGTAGTCGGCGGAGGCGAAAGAAATAGCTTGATTTACTGCAGTAATTTGCCATTTTCTACTGCAAAGAGTGATCTTTATGACCTTTTTGAGACCATTGGAAAGGTCAATAATGCTGAATTAAGGTACGACTCGAAAGGAGTGCCAACCGGAATATCTGTAGTTGAGTACGATAACGTCGAAGATGCTGACGTGTGTATTGAAAGGTTAAACAACTACAATTATGGCGGTTGCGATCTGGATATATCTTATGCTAAACGCGTttga
- the DOM34 gene encoding ribosome dissociation factor DOM34: MKVISLKKDSVTKGGAVITLLPEDKEDLFTIYQIIDKDDELIFKKKFTSKLDETGKKKSTDLIKLKIKVISNEFDMKGEYLKYKGITVTDETGDNKPVGKYLGFTLDYVYPFTIIKHNFNKFMQKLLNDACNVEQKSDTAAIVLQEGIAHVCLVTASSTILKQKIEYSMPKKKRATDVVKFDEKTEKFYKAIYNAMKKDLDLEKLKTIILCSPGFYAKILMDKIVQYAEEEHNKKILDNRGMFFIAHSSTGYLQGINEVLKNPLYASKLQDTKYSKENLIMDEFLLHLNKDDDKAWYGEKEITKAAEYGAINYLLLTDKVLHSDDIAQRGKYLKLMDSVESNGGKALVFSTLHSLGEELDQLTGIACILKYPLPDLDEDNNEV; encoded by the coding sequence ATGAAGGTTATTAGTCTTAAGAAGGATTCAGTTACCAAGGGAGGAGCCGTTATTACATTATTACCAGAAGACAAGGAAGATTTGTTCACCATTTATCAGATTATAGATAAAGACGATGAGttaatatttaaaaaaaagttcacCTCTAAACTTGATGAAActggcaagaaaaaaagtaccGATTTGATTAAACTAAAAATTAAAGTAATATCCAATGAATTCGATATGAAAGGAGAGTATCTGAAATACAAAGGTATTACTGTTACAGATGAAACAGGAGACAATAAACCTGTTGGTAAATATTTAGGGTTTACCCTAGATTACGTATATCCTTTCACCATTATAAAGCATAACTTTAATAAATTCATGCAGAAACTTCTGAATGACGCCTGTAATgttgaacaaaaatcagATACTGCAGCAATAGTTTTGCAGGAAGGAATTGCGCATGTTTGTTTAGTGACGGCCTCATCTACCATtttaaagcaaaaaattgagTATAGTatgccaaagaaaaagagggCTACTGATGTTGTAAAATTTGAcgaaaaaactgaaaagtTTTATAAGGCTATTTACAAtgcaatgaaaaaagaccTTGATCTTGAAAAGCTAAAAACCATAATTCTCTGCTCGCCCGGTTTTTATGCCAAAATATTAATGGACAAAATAGTTCAGTATGCCGAAGAAGAACACAATAAGAAAATCCTAGACAACAGAGGTATGTTTTTTATTGCTCATTCCTCTACGGGCTATTTGCAGGGTATTAAcgaagttttgaaaaacccTTTGTATGCTTCGAAGCTGCAAGATACCAAATAttctaaagaaaatttaataatGGATGAATTTCTACTGCACCTAAATAAGGATGATGATAAGGCTTGGTATGgggaaaaggaaatcacGAAAGCTGCAGAGTATGGAGCGAtaaattatttattattgacAGATAAAGTTTTGCACTCAGATGATATTGCTCAGAGAGGAAAATATCTAAAGCTAATGGACTCTGTTGAAAGTAATGGAGGGAAAGCGTTAGTATTCAGTACTTTGCATTCTCTTGGAGAAGAGCTCGACCAACTAACAGGTATTGCTTGTATCCTCAAGTACCCACTGCCCGATCTGGACGAAGATAATAATGAAGTATGA
- the ASI3 gene encoding putative ubiquitin-protein ligase ASI3, producing MMSTNILEQVKLFLNRRDILGVFYNKTGNTSTLEQTTQDFKGYASLNSTTVPRTTFDSLDKILRKGDLTTPVLLKTGIKIFFSYSVSKYAVLCFCTAIMLNRLSVMSSLRSNSTNIRLPLWSKTLLHLVAALSLTSAFSQILGQIGFINKLHTDDMDAYALSVYLLTILSDCIEIFVSSTTNAIPLKSSDFSIWGLSLNLYIISKLPAKEQHMGDNVKLLAAVSHRLIIHLLELLHLRTYRLFADAILNVGFFASFIARAYLNGLDFINICLVHNCFPSFAYILVILLASVGDISKALFTGNLFRSLSSRYRTLAKWWKSNSYNGEEEFNEIALSLCLFLTTNDRTVFKKSHKDSQNPVDKAAALSNSYMVSGYLNQLQSTPEDMLSHKEMTTDSQLPSFITTYLGFFQLVKAISLNSFQLLKGLVWNKNLETNRDHKSKGKKSKKKDFNRYVTEKNYKKFLYKPDVKDFDSGSDPRCRELLLPEDDSSKDYVPPKENDDSISDEEFDNDGESQLIMEEKEALTRLSTNPVGSDNVRDLAWNLSMWSILKYEMDENNKIKGPLTRSQYGKRNCEGILADTVIERLLHQNSSHIYKRSEVEEDKESEFQFDLPLGDCDEMDNIDLACLICKANKRNIVTWPCRCLALCDECRILLGYKGFSTCVSCDSDVKGYSKLNIV from the coding sequence ATGATGTCTACGAATATTCTAGAGCAGGTCAAGCTATTTCTCAATCGAAGAGACATCCTCGGTGTATTCTATAATAAAACGGGAAATACCAGTACCCTAGAGCAGACCACTCAAGACTTTAAAGGGTATGCGAGTTTAAACTCTACAACGGTTCCAAGAACTACCTTTGATTCCTTGGATAAAATATTACGGAAAGGTGATCTGACGACTCCAGTACTGCTTAAGACAGGtatcaaaatctttttttcatattcaGTAAGCAAGTATGCTGTTCTATGTTTTTGCACCGCCATTATGTTGAATAGGCTATCTGTAATGTCTTCTCTGAGATCAAATTCCACAAATATTCGCCTGCCCCTTTGGTCAAAAACTTTACTTCATTTGGTGGCTGCTCTGTCACTGACTAGTGCATTTTCACAAATCTTGGGTCAGATCGGTTTCATAAACAAATTGCATACAGATGATATGGATGCTTATGCGTTGagtgtttatttattaacAATTTTGTCTGATTGCATTGagatttttgtttcttcaacgACAAACGCTATCCCATTAAAGAGCTCCGATTTTTCTATATGGGGTTTATCATTAAATCTCTATATCATATCCAAACTACCCGCAAAGGAGCAACACATGGGCGATAATGTAAAACTATTAGCAGCAGTCTCTCACAGACTAATAATTCATTTACTGGAGCTACTGCATTTGAGAACCTATAGGTTGTTTGCAGATGCCATTTTAAATGTAGGGTTTTTCGCATCATTCATCGCTAGAGCCTATTTGAACGGCCTTGATTTTATTAATATCTGTCTCGTCCATAATTGTTTCCCTAGTTTTGCTTATATTTTGGTTATCTTGCTGGCATCTGTAGGCGATATTTCGAAGGCTTTATTCACCGGTAACCTCTTCCGATCACTATCATCAAGATATCGAACTTTAGCAAAGTGGTGGAAGTCAAATAGTTACAATGGAGAAGAGgaattcaatgaaattgCTCTCTCATTGTGCCTTTTTTTAACAACGAATGACCGtactgttttcaaaaagtctCACAAGGATTCCCAAAACCCCGTTGACAAAGCTGCTGCTTTGAGTAACAGTTATATGGTTAGTGGGTATTTGAACCAACTTCAGTCGACTCCAGAGGATATGTTATCTCACAAGGAAATGACTACTGATTCTCAGTTACCAAGTTTCATTACTACATACTTaggtttttttcaattggtaAAGGCAATATCTTTGAACTCTTTCCAGCTTTTAAAAGGCCTTGTATGGAATAAAAACCTGGAAACAAACAGAGATCATAAAtcgaaaggaaaaaaatcgaagaagaaagatttcAACAGATACGTTACggaaaaaaactacaaaaagTTTCTGTATAAACCGGATGTCAAGGACTTTGACTCCGGAAGCGATCCTCGATGCCGGGAGCTATTGCTCCCTGAAGATGACTCATCAAAGGACTACGTTCCTCCTAAAGAAAACGACGATAGCATTTCAGATGAGGAATTTGACAACGATGGTGAAAGTCAGTTGATTatggaagaaaaggaggCGTTAACACGTCTATCGACCAACCCCGTTGGTTCAGATAACGTAAGGGACCTGGCTTGGAATCTCTCAATGTGGTCCAttttaaaatatgaaatggATGAAAATAACAAGATTAAGGGACCATTAACGAGATCTCAGTACggcaaaagaaattgtgAAGGTATTTTGGCTGATACAGTTATTGAACGCCTTTTACACCAGAATTCTagtcatatatataaacgtTCAGAGgtggaagaagataaagaatCAGAATTCCAGTTCGATCTTCCTCTCGGTGATTGCGATGAAATGGATAACATTGATCTCGCTTGCCTGATTTGTAAAGctaacaaaagaaacattgTAACTTGGCCATGTAGATGCCTTGCTCTATGTGATGAATGCAGAATACTGCTTGGCTATAAAGGGTTTAGTACATGTGTCAGCTGTGATAGTGATGTAAAGGGTTACAGTAAGCTGAATATCGTTTGA
- the PET8 gene encoding Pet8p gives MNTFFLSLLSGAAAGTSTDLVFFPIDTIKTRLQAKGGFFANGGYKGIYRGLGSAVVASAPGASLFFVSYDYMKVKSKPYVSKLYSPGSEQLVDTTTHMLSSSIGEICACLVRVPAEVVKQRTQIHSTNSSWQTLQSILRNDNKEGLRKNLYRGWSTTIMREIPFTCIQFPLYEYLKKTWAKANDQAQAEPWKGAVCGSIAGGIAAATTTPLDFLKTRLMLNKRTTSLGNVIVKIYREEGAAVFFSGVGPRTMWISAGGAIFLGMYETVHSLLSNNFPTSEEMKP, from the coding sequence ATGAACACTTTCTTTCTATCCTTGCTTAGTGGCGCCGCTGCTGGCACCTCTACGGACTTGGTTTTTTTCCCTATAGATACAATCAAAACCAGGCTTCAAGCTAAAGGAGGGTTCTTTGCTAATGGAGGGTACAAAGGCATATACCGTGGCCTGGGAAGTGCTGTTGTAGCATCAGCACCAGGTGCctcacttttttttgttagtTATGACTATATGAAAGTGAAATCAAAGCCATATGTCAGTAAACTATATTCACCAGGATCTGAGCAATTGGTTGATACAACCACACACATGCTTTCCTCCTCTATCGGTGAAATATGTGCATGTCTTGTTCGTGTCCCAGCGGAAGTTGTCAAGCAAAGGACGCAAATTCACTCCACAAATTCTTCCTGGCAGACATTACAATCAATTCTCCGGAACGACAATAAAGAAGGTTTGAGAAAGAATCTTTATAGAGGCTGGTCTACCACCATTATGAGGGAAATACCATTTACCTGCATACAATTTCCCTTATACGAGtacttgaagaagacatgGGCTAAAGCGAACGATCAAGCCCAAGCGGAGCCATGGAAGGGGGCTGTTTGTGGTTCAATTGCGGGTGGAATTGCggcagcaacaacaacgccATTAGATTTCTTAAAAACAAGACTAATGCTTAACAAGAGAACTACCTCACTTGGGAACGTAATCGTTAAAATTTATAGAGAAGAAGGTGCTGCTGTATTTTTCAGTGGAGTGGGGCCACGGACAATGTGGATCAGTGCTGGTGGTGCCATTTTCCTAGGAATGTATGAAACCGTTCATTCTTTGCTATCGAATAATTTTCCGACAAGTGAAGAAATGAAACCGtaa
- the IDP3 gene encoding isocitrate dehydrogenase (NADP(+)) IDP3: MNKIKVVNPIVEMDGDEQTRVIWKLIKEKLILPYLDLDLKYYDLSIQERDKTNDQVTKDSAYATLKYGVAVKCATITPDEARMKEFNLKKMWRSPNGTIRNILGGTVFREPIIIPKIPRLVPHWEKPIIIGRHAFGDQYRATDIKIKRAGKLKLQFDSDDGKEHIDLQVYEFPESGGVAMAMFNTNDSIKGFAKASFELALKRKLPLFFTTKNTILKNYDNQFKQIFDNLFDAEYKEKFKALGITYEHRLIDDMVAQMLKSKGGFIIAMKNYDGDVQSDIVAQGFGSLGLMTSILITPDGQTFESEAAHGTVTRHFRQHQRGEKTSTNSIASIFAWTRAIIQRGKLDSTSDVIKFGDLLEKVTLDTVQKDGKMTKDLALMLGKTDRSSYVTTEEFIEAVSKRLNKTIRSSTGSLCKL; this comes from the coding sequence atgaataaaatcaaagtaGTTAACCCCATCGTGGAAATGGACGGTGATGAACAAACAAGAGTTATTTGGAAActtatcaaagaaaagttgaTACTACCATATCTAGATCTGGATTTGAAATACTATGATCTTTCTATTCAAGAACGTGATAAGACTAATGATCAGGTCACGAAGGACTCGGCTTATGCGACTTTAAAATATGGCGTGGCTGTTAAATGCGCTACCATAACTCCCGATGAGGCAAGAATGAAAGAATttaacttgaaaaaaatgtggaGATCACCCAACGGTACAATCAGAAACATTTTAGGCGGAACTGTCTTCAGAGAACCTATCATTATCCCAAAAATACCTCGTCTGGTTCCTCATTGGGAAAAACCGATAATTATAGGCCGTCACGCTTTCGGTGACCAATATAGAGCTACTGacatcaaaatcaaaaggGCAGGTAAGCTAAAGCTACAATTTGATTCAGATGACGGTAAAGAACACATTGATTTGCAAGTCTATGAATTTCCCGAGAGCGGTGGTGTTGCTATGGCAATGTTCAACACAAACGATTCCATCAAAGGGTTTGCAAAGGCTTCCTTCGAATTAGCCCTCAAGAGGAAGCTCCCACTATTCTTCACCACAAAAAACACTATATTAAAAAACTATGATAACCAATTcaaacaaatttttgacAACTTGTTTGATGCagaatataaagaaaagtttaaaGCTTTAGGCATAACATACGAGCATCGATTGATTGATGATATGGTAGCACAGATGTTAAAGTCCAAGGGCGGGTTTATAATCGCCATGAAAAATTATGATGGTGATGTCCAGTCCGATATTGTAGCCCAGGGATTTGGCTCCCTTGGTTTAATGACATCAATTTTAATTACTCCGGATGGCCAAACATTTGAAAGTGAGGCTGCCCATGGTACGGTGACAAGACATTTCAGACAACATCAAAGGGGCGAAAAGACGTCGACAAATTCAATTGCATCAATATTTGCCTGGACGAGGGCCATTATACAAAGAGGTAAGTTGGACAGTACAAGTGACGTTATAAAATTTGGAGATTTACTGGAGAAGGTTACATTAGATACGGTACAAAAAGATGGGAAAATGACCAAAGACCTGGCTTTGATGCTAGGAAAGACTGACAGATCATCGTACGTAACTACAGAAGAATTTATTGAGGCAGTTTCCAAAAGACTCAATAAGACGATCCGTAGCTCTACTGGAAGTCTGTGCAAACTGTAA
- the MRP7 gene encoding mitochondrial 54S ribosomal protein bL27m, whose translation MWNFVLLDTCGISCRKNVSGVFIQVRNATKRAAGSRTSMKDSAGRRLGPKKYEGQDITSGEIIMRQRGTKFYPGENVGIGKDHTIFALEPGVVRYYLDPFHPKRKFIGVALSRDLKLPSPHFEPTFRRFGRCELTNKRASSKEESSLSRKDYLAKPDILKRLESRDSKRKELQKELAKALTEELKLNVKDIGLATSYLTRVRASLKNGFSVEDAVFNSRYFLKTEESLRAKRENWPSEKLTESLSKIDECSDLLNSSTSFNNKLELIGYISEQEKQALKVKLIESLEKIPSLQTKKDKNATKALFKDAGNFLTLSEEVHLRRKYLKPVFPETENTIETKIGKKSIVSRRFDYIRNKVEVIARSKQAFLSKL comes from the coding sequence ATGTggaattttgttttgttagATACTTGTGGTATTTCATGTCGAAAAAATGTTTCTGGTGTATTCATCCAGGTGCGTAATGCCACTAAAAGAGCTGCCGGTTCAAGAACAAGTATGAAGGACTCTGCAGGTAGGAGATTGGGCCCAAAGAAATACGAAGGCCAAGATATTACAAGTGGCGAAATCATTATGAGGCAAAGAGGAACGAAATTCTATCCTGGCGAGAATGTTGGTATAGGGAAGGATCATACCATATTTGCTCTGGAACCTGGTGTTGTCCGGTACTATCTTGATCCTTTCCAtccaaagagaaaattcatTGGTGTGGCTTTAAGCCGTGATCTTAAATTACCGTCTCCTCACTTTGAACCCACGTTCAGAAGATTTGGTCGTTGTGAGCTAACTAACAAAAGAGcatcttccaaagaagagagTTCTCTCTCTAGAAAAGATTACCTTGCGAAGCCTGATATTTTAAAACGTCTAGAAAGTAGAGACTCTAAAAGGAAGGAACTACAGAAGGAATTGGCAAAAGCTCTTACAGAAGAACTTAAGTTAAACGTAAAGGACATCGGCTTGGCAACATCATATTTAACTCGCGTAAGAGCTTCCCTGAAGAATGGGTTCTCCGTTGAAGATGCGGTGTTTAATAGCAGATACTTTTTAAAAACAGAAGAGAGTTTAAGAGCAAAGAGAGAAAACTGGCCAAGTGAGAAATTGACAGAAAGTTTGTCCAAAATCGACGAGTGTAGCGACCTTTTGAACTCATCTACTTctttcaataataaactAGAATTAATCGGGTACATTTCTGAACAAGAGAAACAAGCTTTGAAGGTAAAACTAATAGAGAGCCTAGAGAAAATCCCAAGCctacaaaccaaaaaagataaGAATGCCACCAAagctcttttcaaagatgcAGGGAACTTTTTAACTTTATCTGAAGAGGTACATCTGCgtagaaaatatttgaagCCTGTCTTTCCAGAAACAGAGAACACCATCGAAACCAAAATCGGAAAGAAGTCAATTGTTTCTAGGCGTTTTGACTATATCAGAAATAAGGTCGAAGTCATCGCTAGAAGCAAGCAAGCCTTTTTGAGCAAGCTTTGA
- the RLP7 gene encoding Rlp7p — MSSAQESKTQALNSNPEVLLRKRRNADRTRIERQELAKKKREEQIKKKRSNKNRFVRAESIVAKTLATSREKERIKRVSILEDKKAKNETQHIASEKDFILKITEKPKHVEQESADLKESDDEEDDGLNREKTTYDGEPALLFVVRVRGPLAVNIPHKTFKILSLLRLVETNTGVFIKLTKHVYPLLKLVAPYVVIGKPSLSSIRSLIQKRGRIMYKGENDAESHEIVLNDNNIVEEQLGDHGIICVEDIIHEIATMGESFSACNFFLQPFKLNREVSGFGSLNRLRKIKQREAESRTRQFSNAATAPVIEVDIDSLLTKLN; from the coding sequence ATGTCATCTGCCCAAGAAAGTAAAACTCAAGCCTTGAACTCCAACCCAGAGGTCCTtttaaggaaaagaagaaatgcTGATAGAACTAGAATCGAGAGACAAGAACtagcaaagaagaaaagggaagaacaaatcaagaagaagagaagtaACAAAAACAGATTTGTCAGAGCAGAGAGCATAGTCGCGAAGACTTTGGCTACATCcagagaaaaggaaagaattaAGAGAGTTTCAATAttagaagacaaaaaagcTAAGAATGAGACACAGCATATTGCATCTGAAAAAGATTTCATTTTAAAAATCACCGAAAAACCTAAGCATGTTGAGCAGGAATCTGCCGATTTGAAGGAAagcgatgatgaagaagatgacggTTTAaacagagaaaaaactacATACGATGGCGAACCTgctttactttttgttgTAAGAGTGAGAGGTCCACTTGCCGTAAATATCCCACACAAGACTTTCAAGATTTTATCCTTGCTAAGATTAGTTGAGACTAATACGGGtgtttttatcaaattaaCCAAGCACGTATACCCATTACTCAAACTTGTCGCGCCATATGTGGTAATCGGGAAACCTTCTCTATCTTCTATTCGTTCTTTAATCCAAAAGAGAGGTAGAATAATGTACAAGGGTGAGAATGATGCCGAATCTCATGAAATAGTTCTAAATGACAACAACATCGTTGAAGAACAGTTGGGAGACCATGGAATCATCTGTGTAGAAGACATCATTCATGAGATTGCTACTATGGGTGAATCGTTTTCTGCCTGCAACTTTTTCCTACAACCATTCAAATTGAATAGAGAAGTATCCGGATTTGGTTCTTTGAATAGATTGAGAAAGATAAAACAAAGAGAGGCAGAATCAAGAACCCGTCAATTCTCAAATGCGGCTACTGCACCAGTTATCGAAGTTGACATTGACTCTTTATTGACCAAATTAAATTAA
- the SIS1 gene encoding type II HSP40 co-chaperone SIS1: protein MVKETKLYDMLGVSPTANEQELKKGYRKAALKYHPDKPTGDTEKFKEISEAFEILNDPQKREIYDQYGIEAARSGGPSFGAGGAGGPGGAGGFPGGAGGFSGGHAFSNEDAFNIFSQFFGGSSSFGGADDGGFSFSGYPSGGGANMGGMPGGMGGMPGGMGGMPGGMGGGMGGMPGGFRSASSSPSYPEEETVQVNLPVSLEDLFVGKKKSFKIGRKGPHGASEKTQIDIQLKPGWKAGTKITYKNQGDFNPQTNRRKTLQFVIQEKSHPNFKRDGDDLIYTLPLSFKESLLGFSKTIQTIDGRTLPLSRVQPVQPSQTSTYPGQGMPTPKNPSQRGNLIVKYKVDYPISLNDAQKRAIDENF from the coding sequence ATGGTCAAGGAGACAAAACTTTATGATATGCTTGGAGTATCTCCAACCGCTAATGAGcaggaattgaaaaagggaTATAGAAAAGCTGCTTTAAAATACCATCCAGATAAGCCAACAGGGGATACTGAAAAGTTTAAAGAGATATCAgaagcttttgaaattttaaacGACCCtcaaaagagagaaataTATGACCAATACGGTATCGAAGCTGCCAGATCAGGTGGTCCAAGCTTTGGTGCAGGAGGTGCCGGTGGTCCTGGAGGCGCCGGTGGGTTCCCTGGAGGCGCTGGCGGATTCTCTGGCGGCCATGCTTTCAGCAATGAAGACGCTTTCAACATATTTTCGCAGTTCTTTGGTGGCAGCTCCTCATTCGGTGGTGCAGATGATGGAGGATTCAGTTTCTCTGGCTACCCATCTGGCGGTGGTGCTAATATGGGGGGTATGCCAGGTGGAATGGGAGGCATGCCAGGTGGAATGGGAGGTATGCCAGGTGGCATGGGAGGAGGCATGGGAGGCATGCCCGGTGGTTTCAGATCAGCATCGAGCTCTCCCTCATATccggaagaagaaacagtCCAAGTCAATCTGCCAGTTAGTCTAGAAGACTTATTTGTtggcaagaagaaatcgTTCAAGATTGGGAGAAAGGGTCCACACGGAGCATCCGAAAAGACGCAAATTGATATTCAATTAAAACCCGGCTGGAAAGCTGGTACAAAAATAACGTACAAAAATCAAGGTGATTTCAATCCACAAACAAATCGCAGAAAAACTTTACAATTTGTTATTCAGGAAAAGAGTCATCCAAACTTTAAAAGAGATGGCGATGACTTGATTTACACTTTGCCACtatctttcaaagaatcaCTACTaggcttttcaaaaactatTCAAACAATCGATGGTAGAACCTTACCATTGTCAAGAGTGCAACCCGTTCAACCTTCGCAAACTTCTACGTACCCTGGCCAAGGTATGCCAACCCCAAAGAACCCATCTCAGAGAGGTAATTTGATTGTAAAATATAAAGTGGACTACCCAATATCGTTAAATGACGCCCAAAAACGTGCTAtagatgaaaatttttga
- the LST8 gene encoding TOR complex subunit LST8 has translation MSVILVSAGYDHTIRFWEALTGVCSRTIQHSDSQVNRLEITNDKKLLATAGHQNVRLYDIRTTNPNPVASFEGHRGNVTSVSFQQDNRWMVTSSEDGTIKVWDVRSPSIPRNYKHNAPVNEVVIHPNQGELISCDRDGNIRIWDLGENQCTHQLTPEDDTSLQSLSMASDGSMLAAANSKGNCYVWEMPNHTDASHLKPVTKFRAHSTYITRILLSSDVKHLATCSADHTARVWSIEDDFKLETTLDGHQRWVWDCAFSADSAYLVTASSDHYVRLWDLSTREIVRQYGGHHKGAVCVALNDV, from the coding sequence ATGTCCGTTATTTTAGTATCCGCTGGTTATGACCACACGATTAGATTCTGGGAAGCTCTTACTGGAGTTTGTTCAAGGACAATCCAGCACTCTGACTCACAGGTCAATCGCTTAGAAATCACCAATGACAAAAAGCTATTAGCCACTGCAGGCCACCAGAACGTACGACTTTATGACATTCGGACAACAAACCCCAATCCTGTGGCGTCTTTCGAAGGACATCGAGGAAATGTTACATCggtttcttttcaacaGGACAATAGATGGATGGTGACTTCTAGTGAGGATGGAACAATTAAAGTGTGGGACGTGCGTTCCCCYTCCATTCCTAGAAATTATAAGCACAATGCGCCTGTGAATGAAGTGGTAATACATCCCAACCAAGGGGAATTAATATCATGTGATAGAGATGGTAATATAAGGATATGGGACTTGGGAGAAAATCAGTGTACTCATCAATTGACGCCTGAGGACGACACCTCTCTACAGTCTTTATCAATGGCAAGTGATGGGTCTATGCTGGCCGCAGCGAACAGTAAAGGCAATTGCTACGTGTGGGAAATGCCTAATCATACCGATGCATCACATCTTAAACCAGTGACCAAATTCAGAGCACATTCTACTTATATAACCagaattttattatcttctGATGTGAAACATTTGGCGACATGCTCTGCGGATCATACGGCTCGTGTGTGGTCTATTGAAGATGACTTTAAATTGGAAACGACATTGGATGGCCACCAAAGATGGGTTTGGGATTGTGCATTTAGCGCTGACAGTGCGTACTTAGTAACTGCATCATCTGATCATTATGTTAGGCTATGGGATTTATCAACAAGAGAGATCGTCAGACAGTACGGGGGACATCACAAGGGTGCTGTATGTGTAGCACTGAACGATGTATAA